Proteins from a genomic interval of Gossypium hirsutum isolate 1008001.06 chromosome A09, Gossypium_hirsutum_v2.1, whole genome shotgun sequence:
- the LOC107898132 gene encoding eukaryotic peptide chain release factor GTP-binding subunit ERF3A isoform X2 produces MDIEAEIRALQLDSAEDNNATLIPEDAKPEEVEMTDKVEEGMTDEVDTKSQPVEAEPKVKDKEVADMDCAEVPDEMESQKKRHLNVVFIGHVDAGKSTTGGQILFLSGQVDDRTIQKYEKEAKDKSRESWYMAYIMDTNEEERVKGKTVEVGRAQFETETTRFTILDAPGHKSYVPNMISGASQADIGVLVISARKGEFETGYERGGQTREHVQLAKTLGVSKLLVVVNKMDDHTVNWSKERYDEIESKMVPFLRSSGYNVKKDVQFLPISGLVGTNMKTRVDKNICPWWNGPCLFEALDSVEIPVRDPKGPYRMPVIDKFKDMGTVVMGKVESGSICEGDSLFVMPNKAPVKVLAVYCDEDKVRRAGPGENLRVRLSGIEEEDISSGFVLSSVVKPIPAVTEFTAQLQILELLENAIFTAGYKAVLHIHSVVEECEIVELLQQIDPKTKKPMKKKVLFVKNGAVVVCRIQVNSLICIEKFSDFPQLGRFTLRTEGKTIAVGKVTDLPSRSSA; encoded by the exons ATGG ATATCGAGGCTGAGATCCGTGCACTGCAGCTTGACTCTGCTG AAGATAATAATGCCACGCTCATTCCTGAAGATGCAAAACCAGAAGAAGTTGAAATGACAGATAAGGTGGAGGAAG GTATGACAGATGAGGTTGATACTAAATCTCAGCCAGTCGAGGCTGAGCCAAAAG TGAAAGACAAGGAAGTAGCTGATATGGATTGTGCAGAAGTACCAGATGAAATGGAATCACAAAAGAAGCGCCACTTGAATGTGGTCTTTATTGGTCATGTTG ATGCTGGTAAGTCAACAACTGGAGGCCAGATACTCTTCCTTAGTGGTCAGGTTGATGACCGTACGATCCAGAAGTATGAGAAAGAAGCTAAGGATAAAAGTAGAGAAAGCTG GTATATGGCATATATTATGGACACTAATGAAGAGGAGAGGGTTAAG GGTAAAACTGTTGAAGTTGGAAGAGCACAGTTTGAGACTGAGACAACTAGATTTACCATTTTGGATGCACCA GGTCACAAGAGTTATGTCCCAAATATGATCAGTGGGGCATCTCAAGCTGATATTGGTGTGCTT GTGATTTCTGCTCGTAAAGGGGAATTTGAAACTGGATATGAGAGGGGTGGGCAGACCCGTGAACATGTGCAGCTTGCAAAGACTTTGGGTGTGTCAAAGCTACTTGTAGTAGTCAATAAGATGGATGATCACACTGTCAACTGGTCTAAAGAAAG GTATGATGAAATTGAATCAAAGATGGTACCTTTTCTCAGGTCATCTGGCTACAATGTGAAGAAAG ATGTCCAGTTCCTACCAATATCTGGTCTTGTTGGTACTAACATGAAAACAAGAGTAGATAAGAATATATGTCCTTGGTGGAATGGTCCCTGCCTATTTGAGGCCCTCGATTCTGTTGAAATTCCTGTCAGGGATCCAAAAGGTCCATATAG GATGCCTGTAATTGACAAATTTAAAGACATGGGAACTGTTGTTATGGGAAAGGTAGAATCTGGAAGCATATGTGAGGGTGATTCCTTATTTGTTATGCCAAACAAG GCTCCAGTGAAAGTTTTAGCTGTATACTGTGATGAGGATAAGGTTAGGCGTGCTGGACCTGGTGAAAATCTACGGGTTAGGTTATCTGGGATTGAAGAGGAGGACATATCGTCAGGTTTTGTCTTGTCAAGTGTTG TAAAACCGATACCTGCAGTCACTGAATTTACAGCCCAGCTGCAGATCCTTGAATTACTTGAGAAT GCTATTTTTACAGCTGGCTATAAGGCTGTCTTGCACATTCATTCTGTTGTTGAGGAATGCGAGATAGTTGAGCTACTACAGCAAATTGATCCAAAAACAAAGAAACCCATGAAAAAGAAAGTTCTTTTTGTGAAGAATGGTGCTGTTGTTGTTTGTCGTATTCAG
- the LOC107898132 gene encoding eukaryotic peptide chain release factor GTP-binding subunit ERF3A isoform X3 — MGMTDEVDTKSQPVEAEPKVKDKEVADMDCAEVPDEMESQKKRHLNVVFIGHVDAGKSTTGGQILFLSGQVDDRTIQKYEKEAKDKSRESWYMAYIMDTNEEERVKGKTVEVGRAQFETETTRFTILDAPGHKSYVPNMISGASQADIGVLVISARKGEFETGYERGGQTREHVQLAKTLGVSKLLVVVNKMDDHTVNWSKERYDEIESKMVPFLRSSGYNVKKGNLGAVRQTNKVNAAYSIYSDVQFLPISGLVGTNMKTRVDKNICPWWNGPCLFEALDSVEIPVRDPKGPYRMPVIDKFKDMGTVVMGKVESGSICEGDSLFVMPNKAPVKVLAVYCDEDKVRRAGPGENLRVRLSGIEEEDISSGFVLSSVVKPIPAVTEFTAQLQILELLENAIFTAGYKAVLHIHSVVEECEIVELLQQIDPKTKKPMKKKVLFVKNGAVVVCRIQVNSLICIEKFSDFPQLGRFTLRTEGKTIAVGKVTDLPSRSSA; from the exons ATGG GTATGACAGATGAGGTTGATACTAAATCTCAGCCAGTCGAGGCTGAGCCAAAAG TGAAAGACAAGGAAGTAGCTGATATGGATTGTGCAGAAGTACCAGATGAAATGGAATCACAAAAGAAGCGCCACTTGAATGTGGTCTTTATTGGTCATGTTG ATGCTGGTAAGTCAACAACTGGAGGCCAGATACTCTTCCTTAGTGGTCAGGTTGATGACCGTACGATCCAGAAGTATGAGAAAGAAGCTAAGGATAAAAGTAGAGAAAGCTG GTATATGGCATATATTATGGACACTAATGAAGAGGAGAGGGTTAAG GGTAAAACTGTTGAAGTTGGAAGAGCACAGTTTGAGACTGAGACAACTAGATTTACCATTTTGGATGCACCA GGTCACAAGAGTTATGTCCCAAATATGATCAGTGGGGCATCTCAAGCTGATATTGGTGTGCTT GTGATTTCTGCTCGTAAAGGGGAATTTGAAACTGGATATGAGAGGGGTGGGCAGACCCGTGAACATGTGCAGCTTGCAAAGACTTTGGGTGTGTCAAAGCTACTTGTAGTAGTCAATAAGATGGATGATCACACTGTCAACTGGTCTAAAGAAAG GTATGATGAAATTGAATCAAAGATGGTACCTTTTCTCAGGTCATCTGGCTACAATGTGAAGAAAG GAAACCTGGGTGCTGTTCGACAAACTAATAAAGTCAATGCTGCATACAGTATTTATTCAG ATGTCCAGTTCCTACCAATATCTGGTCTTGTTGGTACTAACATGAAAACAAGAGTAGATAAGAATATATGTCCTTGGTGGAATGGTCCCTGCCTATTTGAGGCCCTCGATTCTGTTGAAATTCCTGTCAGGGATCCAAAAGGTCCATATAG GATGCCTGTAATTGACAAATTTAAAGACATGGGAACTGTTGTTATGGGAAAGGTAGAATCTGGAAGCATATGTGAGGGTGATTCCTTATTTGTTATGCCAAACAAG GCTCCAGTGAAAGTTTTAGCTGTATACTGTGATGAGGATAAGGTTAGGCGTGCTGGACCTGGTGAAAATCTACGGGTTAGGTTATCTGGGATTGAAGAGGAGGACATATCGTCAGGTTTTGTCTTGTCAAGTGTTG TAAAACCGATACCTGCAGTCACTGAATTTACAGCCCAGCTGCAGATCCTTGAATTACTTGAGAAT GCTATTTTTACAGCTGGCTATAAGGCTGTCTTGCACATTCATTCTGTTGTTGAGGAATGCGAGATAGTTGAGCTACTACAGCAAATTGATCCAAAAACAAAGAAACCCATGAAAAAGAAAGTTCTTTTTGTGAAGAATGGTGCTGTTGTTGTTTGTCGTATTCAG
- the LOC107899053 gene encoding probable steroid-binding protein 3, translating into MGIYSTVMEAVTEATGLSPTEFFTILAMMVVVYKIVCGMFLGPEDFRQKPQKEPIQVGDITESELRAYDGSDPKKPLLIAIKGQIYDVSSSKVFYGRGGAYSMFTGRDASRALAMLSFKPEDLTGNLEGLSAEELSVLEDWECKFLDKYPIVGRVVQPSNTSQNGDGLHIHHNDTNGHQQQQTKDD; encoded by the exons ATGGGTATTTACTCGACCGTGATGGAGGCGGTGACGGAGGCGACAGGGTTATCCCCGACGGAGTTCTTCACAATCCTGGCGATGATGGTGGTAGTGTACAAGATAGTGTGCGGCATGTTTTTGGGTCCCGAAGATTTTCGTCAAAAGCCTCAAAAAGAGCCAATTCAGGTCGGAGATATTACGGAATCAGAGTTAAGAGCTTACGATGGTTCGGACCCCAAAAAGCCTCTCCTTATTGCCATCAAAGGCCAGATCTACGACGTCTCTTCCTCCAA GGTGTTTTATGGGCGTGGAGGGGCTTATTCGATGTTTACAGGGAGGGATGCGAGCAGGGCATTGGCGATGTTGTCGTTTAAACCTGAGGACCTGACGGGGAACCTCGAAGGCTTGAGTGCTGAGGAGCTTAGTGTGCTGGAGGATTGGGAATGTAAGTTCCTGGACAAGTATCCCATTGTTGGACGGGTTGTTCAACCATCAAATACCTCTCAAAATGGAGATGGACTTCACATTCACCACAATGATACAAACGGACATCAACAACAACAAACCAAGGATGATTAA
- the LOC107898132 gene encoding eukaryotic peptide chain release factor GTP-binding subunit ERF3A isoform X1, which yields MDIEAEIRALQLDSAEDNNATLIPEDAKPEEVEMTDKVEEGMTDEVDTKSQPVEAEPKVKDKEVADMDCAEVPDEMESQKKRHLNVVFIGHVDAGKSTTGGQILFLSGQVDDRTIQKYEKEAKDKSRESWYMAYIMDTNEEERVKGKTVEVGRAQFETETTRFTILDAPGHKSYVPNMISGASQADIGVLVISARKGEFETGYERGGQTREHVQLAKTLGVSKLLVVVNKMDDHTVNWSKERYDEIESKMVPFLRSSGYNVKKGNLGAVRQTNKVNAAYSIYSDVQFLPISGLVGTNMKTRVDKNICPWWNGPCLFEALDSVEIPVRDPKGPYRMPVIDKFKDMGTVVMGKVESGSICEGDSLFVMPNKAPVKVLAVYCDEDKVRRAGPGENLRVRLSGIEEEDISSGFVLSSVVKPIPAVTEFTAQLQILELLENAIFTAGYKAVLHIHSVVEECEIVELLQQIDPKTKKPMKKKVLFVKNGAVVVCRIQVNSLICIEKFSDFPQLGRFTLRTEGKTIAVGKVTDLPSRSSA from the exons ATGG ATATCGAGGCTGAGATCCGTGCACTGCAGCTTGACTCTGCTG AAGATAATAATGCCACGCTCATTCCTGAAGATGCAAAACCAGAAGAAGTTGAAATGACAGATAAGGTGGAGGAAG GTATGACAGATGAGGTTGATACTAAATCTCAGCCAGTCGAGGCTGAGCCAAAAG TGAAAGACAAGGAAGTAGCTGATATGGATTGTGCAGAAGTACCAGATGAAATGGAATCACAAAAGAAGCGCCACTTGAATGTGGTCTTTATTGGTCATGTTG ATGCTGGTAAGTCAACAACTGGAGGCCAGATACTCTTCCTTAGTGGTCAGGTTGATGACCGTACGATCCAGAAGTATGAGAAAGAAGCTAAGGATAAAAGTAGAGAAAGCTG GTATATGGCATATATTATGGACACTAATGAAGAGGAGAGGGTTAAG GGTAAAACTGTTGAAGTTGGAAGAGCACAGTTTGAGACTGAGACAACTAGATTTACCATTTTGGATGCACCA GGTCACAAGAGTTATGTCCCAAATATGATCAGTGGGGCATCTCAAGCTGATATTGGTGTGCTT GTGATTTCTGCTCGTAAAGGGGAATTTGAAACTGGATATGAGAGGGGTGGGCAGACCCGTGAACATGTGCAGCTTGCAAAGACTTTGGGTGTGTCAAAGCTACTTGTAGTAGTCAATAAGATGGATGATCACACTGTCAACTGGTCTAAAGAAAG GTATGATGAAATTGAATCAAAGATGGTACCTTTTCTCAGGTCATCTGGCTACAATGTGAAGAAAG GAAACCTGGGTGCTGTTCGACAAACTAATAAAGTCAATGCTGCATACAGTATTTATTCAG ATGTCCAGTTCCTACCAATATCTGGTCTTGTTGGTACTAACATGAAAACAAGAGTAGATAAGAATATATGTCCTTGGTGGAATGGTCCCTGCCTATTTGAGGCCCTCGATTCTGTTGAAATTCCTGTCAGGGATCCAAAAGGTCCATATAG GATGCCTGTAATTGACAAATTTAAAGACATGGGAACTGTTGTTATGGGAAAGGTAGAATCTGGAAGCATATGTGAGGGTGATTCCTTATTTGTTATGCCAAACAAG GCTCCAGTGAAAGTTTTAGCTGTATACTGTGATGAGGATAAGGTTAGGCGTGCTGGACCTGGTGAAAATCTACGGGTTAGGTTATCTGGGATTGAAGAGGAGGACATATCGTCAGGTTTTGTCTTGTCAAGTGTTG TAAAACCGATACCTGCAGTCACTGAATTTACAGCCCAGCTGCAGATCCTTGAATTACTTGAGAAT GCTATTTTTACAGCTGGCTATAAGGCTGTCTTGCACATTCATTCTGTTGTTGAGGAATGCGAGATAGTTGAGCTACTACAGCAAATTGATCCAAAAACAAAGAAACCCATGAAAAAGAAAGTTCTTTTTGTGAAGAATGGTGCTGTTGTTGTTTGTCGTATTCAG
- the LOC107899051 gene encoding E3 ubiquitin-protein ligase ORTHRUS 2 translates to MAHDSIQLPCGGDGACMRCKVTPPTEETLTCSICAASWHVGCLASKPETLASTLQWHCPDCSGDPLLRPSVATDGSSGELFVAIKAIEADESLTEKEKARKRQELVSGRVEEDGGNGKGESSVLDVLDESLNCSFCMQLPDRPVTTPCGHNFCLKCFQKWIGQGKRTCAKCRSTVPPKMASQPRINSTLVSVIRMAKLSKSNASAGPLKVFHFIHNQDRPDKAFTTERAQKAGKANAASGKIFVTVPPDHFGPITAENDPDRNQGVLVGECWEDRLECRQWGAHLPHVAGIAGQSNYGAQSVALSGGYEDDEDHGEWFLYTGSGGRDLSGNKRTNKEQSFDQKFEKMNEALRVSCKKGYPVRVVRSHKEKRSSYAPEKGVRYDGVYRIEKCWRKVGIQGFKVCRYLFVRCDNEPAPWTSDEHGDRPRPLPSISELKKATDIFERKESPLWDFDEEGSRWKWKKAPPPSKKPANAADLEEGKRTRKAIRHSRKLSTRERLLKEFGCLICQQVMSLPVTTPCAHNFCKSCFEAAFTGKTAIRERNKGGRTLRSQKNILNCPSCPTDISDFLQDLQVNRELMDVIESLKQKSEENEEPAEEEPMNDLEESTSLGSSDEKTGKKTENVDTKDDLENALPNCEEERISKRRKVDTAQVGDDDLQ, encoded by the exons ATGGCGCACGATAGCATCCAGCTTCCTTGCGGAGGCGATGGCGCTTGCATGCGCTGCAAAGTCACCCCTCCGACGGAGGAAACCCTCACTTGCAGCATCTGCGCTGCTTCTTGGCACGTGGGTTGCTTGGCTTCTAAGCCCGAAACCCTGGCTTCTACTTTGCAATGGCACTGTCCTGACTGCTCAGGCGACCCTCTTCTCCGGCCATCGGTCGCCACTGATGGGAGCTCTGGCGAGCTCTTTGTGGCGATAAAGGCAATAGAGGCGGATGAGTCCTTGACGGAGAAGGAGAAGGCGAGGAAGAGGCAGGAACTAGTGAGTGGGAGAGTTGAAGAAGATGGAGGGAATGGAAAAGGGGAGAGCTCTGTTTTGGATGTTCTTGACGAAAGCTTAAACTGTTCGTTTTGCATGCAGTTACCTGACAGGCCTGTTACG ACACCATGTGGCCACAATTTCTGCCTTAAATGCTTCCAGAAGTGGATAGGTCAAGGGAAGCGTACTTGTGCAAAATGCCGCTCAACAGTTCCCCCCAAAATGGCTAGTCAGCCTCGTATTAATTCTACTCTTGTATCTGTCATCAGAATGGCCAAGCTATCGAAATCAAATGCTTCTGCTGGTCCTCTGAAAGTTTTCCATTTTATACACAATCAAGATCGACCTGATAAGGCTTTCACTACAGAGCGAGCACAAAAAGCTGGGAAAGCAAATGCTGCTAGTGGGAAGATATTTGTAACTGTACCACCCGATCATTTTGGCCCGATTACAGCTGAAAATGACCCAGATAGAAATCAAGGTGTGCTTGTTGGTGAATGTTGGGAAGACAGATTAGAATGCAGGCAGTGGGGTGCTCACCTTCCCCATGTTGCAGGCATTGCTGGTCAGTCAAACTATGGTGCTCAATCGGTGGCACTCTCAGGGGGGTATGAGGATGACGAGGATCATGGAGAATGGTTTCTCTACACAGGAAG TGGAGGTAGAGATCTCAGTGGAAATAAGCGAACAAACAAGGAACAGTCATTTGATCAAAAATTTGAGAAGATGAATGAAGCTTTGCGAGTAAGTTGCAAAAAGGGTTATCCTGTTCGAGTTGTAAG GTCGCACAAAGAAAAACGATCTTCATATGCCCCAGAGAAAGgggtgagatatgatggagtgtATAGAATTGAAAAATGCTGGCGAAAGGTTGGAATACAG GGATTTAAAGTTTGCCGATATTTGTTTGTGAGATGTGACAATGAGCCAGCCCCATGGACAAG CGATGAGCATGGTGATCGACCTAGGCCTTTACCTTCTATTTCTGAGCTGAAAAAGGCAACTGACATATTCGAGAGAAAGGAGAGTCCATTGTGGGACTTTGAT GAAGAAGGTAGTCGATGGAAGTGGAAAAAAGCTCCTCCTCCAAGCAAAAAGCCAGCAAATGCAGCTGATCTTGAAGAAGGGAAAAGGACAAGGAAAGCTATAAGGCACTCACGTAAACTAAGTACAAGAGAAAGACTCCTCAAAG AGTTTGGTTGtctaatctgtcagcaagttatgAGTCTCCCGGTTACAACTCCTTGTGCCCACAACTTCTGCAAGTCTTGTTTTGAAGCTGCATTTACTGGTAAGACTGCTATAAGAGAGAGGAATAAAGGAGGCCGGACTCTTAGATCACAAAAGAACATCCTCAACTGTCCTTCGTGCCCCactgatatctctgattttcttCAAGATCTTCAG GTCAACCGGGAATTGATGGATGTGATTGAGTCACTGAAACAAAAGAGCGAGGAGAATGAGGAGCCGGCTGAAGAGGAACCCATGAATGACTTGGAGGAAAGTACAAGCCTAGGTTCCAGTGACGAAAAAACTGGCAAGAAAACTGAAAATGTTGATACGAAAGATGACTTAGAGAATGCTCTACCTaattgtgaagaagaaagaattaGCAAGCGGAGGAAAGTGGATACTGCTCAAGTAGGTGATGATGATCTTCAATga
- the LOC107898132 gene encoding eukaryotic peptide chain release factor GTP-binding subunit ERF3A isoform X4 produces MGMTDEVDTKSQPVEAEPKVKDKEVADMDCAEVPDEMESQKKRHLNVVFIGHVDAGKSTTGGQILFLSGQVDDRTIQKYEKEAKDKSRESWYMAYIMDTNEEERVKGKTVEVGRAQFETETTRFTILDAPGHKSYVPNMISGASQADIGVLVISARKGEFETGYERGGQTREHVQLAKTLGVSKLLVVVNKMDDHTVNWSKERYDEIESKMVPFLRSSGYNVKKDVQFLPISGLVGTNMKTRVDKNICPWWNGPCLFEALDSVEIPVRDPKGPYRMPVIDKFKDMGTVVMGKVESGSICEGDSLFVMPNKAPVKVLAVYCDEDKVRRAGPGENLRVRLSGIEEEDISSGFVLSSVVKPIPAVTEFTAQLQILELLENAIFTAGYKAVLHIHSVVEECEIVELLQQIDPKTKKPMKKKVLFVKNGAVVVCRIQVNSLICIEKFSDFPQLGRFTLRTEGKTIAVGKVTDLPSRSSA; encoded by the exons ATGG GTATGACAGATGAGGTTGATACTAAATCTCAGCCAGTCGAGGCTGAGCCAAAAG TGAAAGACAAGGAAGTAGCTGATATGGATTGTGCAGAAGTACCAGATGAAATGGAATCACAAAAGAAGCGCCACTTGAATGTGGTCTTTATTGGTCATGTTG ATGCTGGTAAGTCAACAACTGGAGGCCAGATACTCTTCCTTAGTGGTCAGGTTGATGACCGTACGATCCAGAAGTATGAGAAAGAAGCTAAGGATAAAAGTAGAGAAAGCTG GTATATGGCATATATTATGGACACTAATGAAGAGGAGAGGGTTAAG GGTAAAACTGTTGAAGTTGGAAGAGCACAGTTTGAGACTGAGACAACTAGATTTACCATTTTGGATGCACCA GGTCACAAGAGTTATGTCCCAAATATGATCAGTGGGGCATCTCAAGCTGATATTGGTGTGCTT GTGATTTCTGCTCGTAAAGGGGAATTTGAAACTGGATATGAGAGGGGTGGGCAGACCCGTGAACATGTGCAGCTTGCAAAGACTTTGGGTGTGTCAAAGCTACTTGTAGTAGTCAATAAGATGGATGATCACACTGTCAACTGGTCTAAAGAAAG GTATGATGAAATTGAATCAAAGATGGTACCTTTTCTCAGGTCATCTGGCTACAATGTGAAGAAAG ATGTCCAGTTCCTACCAATATCTGGTCTTGTTGGTACTAACATGAAAACAAGAGTAGATAAGAATATATGTCCTTGGTGGAATGGTCCCTGCCTATTTGAGGCCCTCGATTCTGTTGAAATTCCTGTCAGGGATCCAAAAGGTCCATATAG GATGCCTGTAATTGACAAATTTAAAGACATGGGAACTGTTGTTATGGGAAAGGTAGAATCTGGAAGCATATGTGAGGGTGATTCCTTATTTGTTATGCCAAACAAG GCTCCAGTGAAAGTTTTAGCTGTATACTGTGATGAGGATAAGGTTAGGCGTGCTGGACCTGGTGAAAATCTACGGGTTAGGTTATCTGGGATTGAAGAGGAGGACATATCGTCAGGTTTTGTCTTGTCAAGTGTTG TAAAACCGATACCTGCAGTCACTGAATTTACAGCCCAGCTGCAGATCCTTGAATTACTTGAGAAT GCTATTTTTACAGCTGGCTATAAGGCTGTCTTGCACATTCATTCTGTTGTTGAGGAATGCGAGATAGTTGAGCTACTACAGCAAATTGATCCAAAAACAAAGAAACCCATGAAAAAGAAAGTTCTTTTTGTGAAGAATGGTGCTGTTGTTGTTTGTCGTATTCAG